One genomic window of Salmo salar chromosome ssa12, Ssal_v3.1, whole genome shotgun sequence includes the following:
- the LOC123725660 gene encoding extensin-like, which yields MNKIQVAHIDGPAALTSISPPHLLAIPPHHNSPPHLPTTPPHHTSSPHLPITPPHHTSSPHLPITPPHHTSSPHLPTTSPHHTSPPHLPTTPPHHTSPSHLPTTPPHHTSPPHLPITLLTTPPHHPSPSHLPTTPPHHTSSPHLPTTPPHHTSPSHLLTTPPHHTSPSHLPTTPPLHTSSPHLPTTPPHPTSSPHLPIPPPHHTSSPYLLTTPPHHTSPSHLLTTPPHHTSPSHLLTTPPHHTSPPHLPITPPHHTSPPHLLTIPPHHTSPSHLPTTPPHHTSPPHLPTTPPHHSPHHTSPPHLPITPPHHTSPPHLLTTTPPHHTSSPHLPTTPSY from the coding sequence ATGAACAAGATCCAAGTGGCCCATATAGACGGCCCAGCAGCTTTGACCTCCATCTCCCCACCACACCTCCTCGCCATCCCTCCTCACCACAACTCCCCACCACATCTCCCCACCACACCTCCTCACCACACCTCCTCACCACACCTCCCCATCACACCTCCCCACCACACCTCCTCACCACACCTCCCCATCACACCTCCCCACCACACCTCCTCACCACACCTCCCCACCACATCTCCCCACCACACCTCCCCACCACACCTCCCCACCACACCTCCTCACCACACCTCCCCATCACACCTCCCCACCACACCTCCTCACCACACCTCCCCACCACACCTCCCCATCACTCTCCTCACCACACCTCCTCACCACCCCTCCCCATCACACCTCCCCACCACACCTCCCCACCACACCTCCTCACCACACCTCCCCACCACACCTCCTCACCACACctctccatcacacctcctcacCACACCTCCTCACCACACCTCCCCATCACACCTCCCCACCACACCTCCCCTTCACACCTCCTCACCACACCTCCCCACCACACCTCCCCATCCCACCTCCTCACCACACCTCCCCATCCCACCTCCTCACCACACCTCCTCACCATACCTCCTCACCACACCTCCCCACCACACCTCCCCATCACACCTCCTCACCACACCTCCTCACCACACCTCCCCATCACACCTCCTCACCACACCTCCCCATCACACCTCCCCACCACACCTCCCCATCACACCTCCCCACCACACCTCCCCACCACACCTCCTCACCATACCTCCCCACCACACCTCCCCATCACACCTCCCCACCACACCTCCTCACCACACCTCCCCACCACACCTCCCCACCACACCTCCCCATCACTCTCCCCACCACACCTCCCCACCACACCTCCCCATCACACCTCCCCACCACACCTCCCCACCACACCTCCTCACCACCACACCTCCCCATCACACCTCCTCACCACACCTCCCCACCACACCTTCCTACTAG